The Desulfobacterales bacterium genome has a window encoding:
- a CDS encoding cytochrome b5 domain-containing protein encodes MKTFHPEALATCDGQNGQPVYIAHKGRVFDVTHSKLWKNGLHMKRHHAGRDLTADILAAPHGEEMLARYPQIGIIGPTSTDEDVKIPALLSRLLRKFPFLRRHPHPMTVHFPIVFMTAAPVFTILYLITGVASFETTAFHCLGAGILFTIVAISTGLYTWWLNYLSKPTRPVMIKKRLSSVMLVVAFIAFFMRITHPTVLCEFNGLRSVLYLLLLLALLPMVTIIGWFGAQLTFPLEKE; translated from the coding sequence ATGAAGACATTTCATCCCGAAGCATTAGCGACCTGCGACGGCCAAAACGGCCAACCGGTTTACATCGCCCATAAGGGGCGCGTATTTGATGTGACCCACAGCAAATTATGGAAAAACGGGCTTCACATGAAACGCCACCACGCGGGCAGGGATCTGACAGCGGACATTCTGGCAGCGCCTCATGGCGAGGAAATGCTCGCTCGCTACCCGCAGATCGGTATTATCGGGCCCACATCGACCGATGAGGACGTCAAAATTCCGGCTTTGCTTTCCCGGTTGCTGAGAAAGTTCCCCTTTCTCAGGCGCCACCCCCACCCCATGACGGTGCACTTTCCGATCGTGTTTATGACGGCGGCCCCGGTTTTTACAATTTTGTATCTGATTACGGGCGTGGCTTCGTTTGAAACCACCGCCTTTCATTGCCTGGGTGCCGGCATTCTCTTTACGATAGTGGCTATTTCGACCGGCCTCTACACATGGTGGCTGAACTATCTGTCAAAGCCGACCCGGCCCGTAATGATTAAAAAACGGCTGTCTTCAGTCATGCTGGTTGTTGCCTTTATTGCTTTTTTTATGCGCATTACGCATCCAACGGTCCTCTGTGAATTTAACGGACTTCGAAGCGTGCTCTATTTATTGCTTCTGCTGGCGCTTCTTCCCATGGTAACGATCATCGGATGGTTCGGCGCACAATTAACATTTCCGCTTGAAAAAGAGTAA
- a CDS encoding UbiA family prenyltransferase translates to MNLSSTRPERADFSRLKLFLALSRTSHGVLDMATPAFAALLWLGAFPPWHIMVLGLITTFAGYTAVYALNDVVDYRIDREKIRQTGLPGHGGDLDALWVRHPMAQGLLSFRDGVVWAAGWSVVALIGAALLNPVCVIIFVLGCLLEALYCLLLKISHSRVIISGGVKTSGAVAAVFAVDPSPGLEYLVCLILVLFFWEIGGQNIPNDLTDIEEDRAVNAKTVPVRFGSNISLKIILAALSCAVIMTPVLFLFSNAPFEFSYLVAAVITAGYFLIFPAVRLGQSKRMVDAMALFNKASYFPSAMLCIVLIKLMI, encoded by the coding sequence TTGAACCTATCATCCACCCGCCCGGAACGAGCCGACTTTTCCCGGCTGAAACTCTTCTTAGCGCTTTCCAGAACGTCCCACGGCGTGCTGGATATGGCAACCCCCGCCTTTGCGGCATTGTTGTGGTTAGGCGCTTTTCCCCCATGGCACATCATGGTACTGGGTCTGATAACGACCTTTGCCGGGTACACGGCCGTGTATGCCTTAAATGATGTGGTGGACTACCGGATCGACCGGGAAAAAATTCGTCAAACCGGCCTTCCCGGCCATGGTGGGGATCTGGATGCATTATGGGTCCGCCATCCCATGGCGCAAGGATTACTCAGTTTTCGGGACGGTGTCGTCTGGGCAGCAGGCTGGAGCGTGGTTGCACTGATCGGCGCAGCTTTGTTAAACCCGGTCTGCGTTATTATTTTTGTTCTTGGTTGCCTGCTTGAGGCGCTTTATTGCCTGCTGTTGAAAATCAGCCATTCCCGGGTAATCATCAGTGGCGGCGTCAAAACCTCCGGCGCCGTTGCGGCGGTTTTCGCCGTGGACCCATCGCCGGGCCTTGAATACCTCGTGTGTCTAATCCTCGTATTGTTTTTCTGGGAGATCGGCGGGCAAAATATCCCCAATGACCTGACCGATATTGAAGAAGACCGTGCCGTGAACGCCAAAACCGTCCCGGTAAGGTTCGGCTCGAATATCTCTCTTAAGATCATTCTGGCCGCGCTTTCTTGTGCCGTCATAATGACGCCGGTTTTGTTTCTGTTTTCCAACGCGCCATTTGAATTTTCCTATCTTGTCGCAGCCGTAATAACTGCAGGGTATTTTCTGATTTTCCCCGCTGTTCGACTGGGGCAATCCAAGAGAATGGTTGACGCCATGGCGCTTTTTAATAAGGCCAGTTATTTTCCATCGGCAATGCTTTGCATTGTGTTGATCAAGCTGATGATATAA
- the hslV gene encoding ATP-dependent protease subunit HslV: MVMDFHGTTILAVRHKGKMVVAGDGQVTLQNNIIKHNARKVRRLYNDKIIVGFAGATADALNLFDKFEAKLEQYNGNLTRSAVELAREWRMDRYLRKLEAMMIAADNQTMFLISGSGDIIEPDEAVIAIGSGGVAAQAAATALVRHADLEAVPIVREAMKIAASLCIYTNETLTIEALE; this comes from the coding sequence ATGGTGATGGATTTTCACGGAACCACTATTTTGGCGGTTCGGCATAAGGGCAAAATGGTGGTGGCGGGGGATGGGCAGGTGACGCTTCAGAATAACATCATCAAGCACAATGCCCGAAAGGTCAGGCGGCTCTATAACGATAAAATCATCGTGGGGTTTGCCGGCGCCACGGCCGATGCGTTGAATCTGTTCGATAAGTTTGAAGCAAAGCTGGAACAGTATAACGGAAATCTGACCCGCAGCGCCGTTGAGTTGGCCCGCGAGTGGCGGATGGACAGATACCTTCGCAAACTGGAAGCCATGATGATCGCTGCGGATAACCAGACCATGTTTCTGATCTCGGGAAGCGGGGATATCATTGAACCGGATGAAGCGGTCATCGCCATCGGCTCCGGCGGTGTGGCGGCGCAGGCGGCGGCAACCGCACTGGTGCGGCATGCGGATTTAGAGGCCGTGCCCATTGTCAGGGAGGCCATGAAAATTGCCGCTTCTCTTTGCATATACACCAATGAGACATTAACCATTGAGGCCCTTGAGTAA
- the hslU gene encoding ATP-dependent protease ATPase subunit HslU, with protein MSHLKPAEIVRELDKYIIGQDKAKRSVAIALRNRWRRQQVPPELRDEIAPKNIILIGPTGVGKTEIARRLSRLTDSPFIKVEASKFTEVGYVGRDVESMIRDMLEVTLNMLKVREQESVREKAQQMAEERLLDLLLPKAPSPPASEYGSDVLMFPDSVAPEVETTGASTREKLRAMLRAGKLDERYVDLDVPDRSMPVVEIFSNVGMEEMGINFKDMFGSLMPKNTKRRKVKVKEAMSLLVQEEIQGLIDMEKVVKLAIEKVEQSGIVFLDEIDKIVSKGGGGHGPEVSREGVQRDLLPLVEGSTVSTKYGPVKTDHILFIASGAFHVCKPSDLIPELQGRFPIRVELKSLGAAEFVRILKEPKNALLIQYPELLKTEGVRVRFEDAAVNDIAQIAEEVNAKTENIGARRLHTIMECLLEDILFDAPDTPNTDILITAAFVAEKLKGIKDNEDLSRYIL; from the coding sequence ATGAGTCATCTTAAACCGGCAGAAATCGTCAGGGAGTTGGATAAATATATCATCGGCCAGGACAAGGCCAAACGCAGCGTTGCCATTGCCCTGCGGAATCGGTGGCGTCGGCAACAAGTGCCGCCCGAGCTCAGAGATGAAATCGCGCCTAAAAACATTATCCTCATTGGCCCCACGGGGGTTGGAAAGACCGAGATCGCCCGGCGCCTGTCCCGGTTGACGGATTCTCCCTTTATAAAGGTGGAAGCCTCGAAGTTTACCGAGGTGGGGTATGTGGGCCGGGACGTCGAGTCGATGATTCGCGATATGCTCGAGGTTACCCTCAATATGCTTAAAGTTCGCGAGCAGGAATCGGTGCGCGAAAAGGCCCAACAGATGGCGGAGGAGCGGTTGCTGGATCTGCTGTTGCCCAAAGCGCCTTCACCGCCGGCGTCCGAGTACGGGTCCGACGTTTTAATGTTTCCTGATAGCGTAGCGCCCGAGGTGGAAACGACCGGGGCGTCAACCCGCGAAAAGCTTCGCGCCATGCTTCGCGCCGGAAAGCTCGATGAGCGCTATGTGGATTTGGATGTGCCGGACCGAAGCATGCCGGTGGTGGAAATTTTTTCCAATGTGGGCATGGAGGAAATGGGAATCAATTTCAAGGACATGTTCGGCTCCCTGATGCCCAAGAACACGAAACGGCGAAAGGTCAAGGTCAAAGAGGCCATGAGCTTGCTCGTGCAGGAAGAGATTCAGGGGCTGATCGACATGGAGAAAGTGGTTAAACTGGCCATCGAAAAAGTCGAGCAATCCGGCATTGTGTTTCTGGATGAGATTGACAAGATCGTCAGCAAGGGCGGTGGGGGGCATGGCCCGGAGGTCTCCAGAGAGGGCGTGCAGCGGGATCTGCTACCCCTTGTGGAAGGAAGCACCGTTTCCACCAAATACGGACCGGTGAAAACCGATCATATCCTTTTTATTGCGTCGGGCGCGTTTCATGTGTGCAAGCCGTCGGATCTTATTCCCGAACTGCAGGGGCGCTTTCCCATTCGCGTGGAGCTAAAGAGCCTGGGAGCCGCTGAATTTGTTCGCATTCTAAAAGAACCGAAGAATGCGCTGCTGATCCAGTATCCTGAACTGTTAAAAACCGAAGGGGTCAGGGTGCGTTTTGAAGACGCGGCCGTGAACGACATTGCGCAAATAGCCGAAGAGGTAAACGCCAAAACCGAGAATATCGGCGCCAGGCGCCTGCACACCATTATGGAATGCCTGCTGGAGGATATTTTGTTCGATGCGCCGGACACGCCCAATACCGACATCTTGATCACCGCGGCGTTTGTGGCGGAAAAGCTCAAGGGCATCAAGGATAATGAAGACTTGAGCCGGTATATACTATAG
- the argB gene encoding acetylglutamate kinase, which yields MTQSVADILIEALPHIRRLSGKTVVIKYGGHAMVDEQLKIDFAKDVAMLKYVGANPVVVHGGGPQISQVMERMGIEPKFVRGMRMTDRETMDVVEMVLGGLVNHAIVSRVNQEGGQAVGLSGKDAGLIQAKKLRMVHRESADTPPEIIDPGHVGEVVSINSRLIETLAGEGFIPIIAPVGTGEHGESYNINADAVASHVAMALSAMKLIFLTDVDGVLDGERKLLSTIPLGDVSRLIENGTISGGMIPKIEYARDAVVNGVGKVHIINGTKRHAVLLELLTEKGIGTEVIP from the coding sequence ATGACCCAAAGTGTGGCGGACATATTAATTGAGGCGCTTCCGCATATTCGCAGGCTTTCCGGAAAAACCGTCGTGATCAAATACGGTGGACACGCCATGGTGGATGAACAGCTGAAAATAGATTTTGCGAAGGATGTCGCTATGTTGAAATATGTCGGCGCCAATCCGGTCGTGGTGCACGGCGGGGGGCCTCAAATTTCACAGGTCATGGAGCGAATGGGGATTGAACCCAAATTCGTCCGAGGCATGCGAATGACCGACCGGGAAACCATGGATGTTGTGGAGATGGTGCTGGGGGGGCTGGTCAATCATGCCATTGTTTCCCGTGTGAATCAGGAGGGCGGGCAGGCGGTCGGACTCAGTGGAAAAGACGCAGGGTTAATCCAGGCCAAAAAACTTCGCATGGTGCATCGGGAAAGTGCCGATACGCCGCCGGAGATCATCGACCCAGGTCATGTGGGCGAAGTGGTCAGCATCAATTCGCGCCTGATCGAGACGCTTGCCGGTGAAGGGTTTATCCCCATCATCGCGCCGGTCGGAACCGGTGAGCACGGGGAATCCTACAATATCAACGCGGATGCCGTGGCCAGTCATGTGGCCATGGCGCTTTCGGCCATGAAATTGATTTTTTTAACGGATGTGGACGGGGTTCTGGACGGGGAACGAAAGCTTCTCAGCACGATTCCGCTGGGGGACGTTTCTCGCCTGATTGAAAATGGCACCATTTCCGGCGGTATGATCCCCAAGATCGAGTACGCCCGGGATGCGGTGGTAAACGGCGTCGGGAAAGTGCATATCATCAACGGCACCAAGCGGCACGCGGTGTTACTCGAGCTTTTGACTGAAAAAGGAATCGGAACGGAAGTGATACCATGA
- a CDS encoding acetylornithine transaminase, which yields MSKDIIKQADTVIANTYQRIPIVIARGEGCTLWDTEGRQYLDFVAGIAVCNLGHANPKIAAAVAEQAKTLLHVSNLYYTMPQVVLASLLTENSFADRVFFCNSGAEANEAAIKLARKYAYEKGQSDRFHIIAMTRSFHGRTMATLSATGQDKIKKGFSPVLEGFDFVPFNDIEVLRGKISENTCAVLLEPIQGEGGVRCPSPGYLRAVRELCDETGTLLIFDEIQTGMGRTGTLFAYEQFGVTPDIMTLAKALANGFPMGAMLARESVAQAFGPGAHASTFGGTPVVAAAAVEVVKAMTDKSFMAECMATGEYFKAQLLALKAKHPIVADVRGRGLLLGMELKTEGAPFVKACMERGFLINCVQEKTLRFIPPLIVSKAQVDALIHCLDELFGASNE from the coding sequence ATGAGCAAAGACATTATCAAACAGGCCGATACGGTAATCGCCAATACATACCAACGGATTCCCATCGTGATCGCGCGTGGAGAGGGGTGCACGCTTTGGGACACCGAGGGAAGGCAGTACCTCGATTTTGTTGCGGGCATCGCCGTGTGCAACCTGGGCCATGCCAATCCGAAAATTGCGGCGGCGGTTGCCGAACAGGCAAAAACGCTGCTTCATGTATCGAACCTTTATTATACGATGCCGCAAGTGGTGTTGGCCTCGTTATTAACCGAGAACAGTTTCGCCGACCGGGTCTTTTTTTGTAACAGCGGCGCGGAAGCCAATGAAGCGGCCATCAAACTTGCCAGAAAATACGCGTACGAAAAGGGTCAATCCGACCGGTTTCACATTATTGCCATGACCCGATCGTTTCATGGGCGGACCATGGCGACGTTATCCGCCACCGGGCAGGACAAGATCAAAAAGGGCTTTTCGCCGGTTCTGGAGGGGTTTGATTTTGTGCCGTTTAACGATATCGAGGTGTTGCGCGGAAAGATCAGCGAAAATACCTGCGCGGTGCTATTGGAGCCGATTCAGGGAGAAGGCGGCGTCCGGTGCCCGTCGCCCGGTTATTTGAGAGCTGTGCGCGAGTTGTGCGATGAGACCGGCACCCTGTTGATTTTTGATGAGATACAGACCGGGATGGGCAGAACCGGGACGCTTTTTGCCTATGAGCAGTTTGGGGTTACACCCGATATCATGACGCTGGCCAAAGCCCTTGCCAATGGATTTCCCATGGGTGCGATGCTGGCGCGCGAGTCGGTGGCGCAGGCCTTCGGGCCGGGCGCGCATGCCTCTACATTTGGTGGCACACCGGTGGTGGCGGCGGCGGCCGTTGAAGTGGTGAAGGCTATGACGGATAAAAGTTTCATGGCTGAGTGTATGGCCACGGGGGAGTATTTTAAGGCGCAACTTCTGGCGCTAAAGGCCAAGCACCCGATTGTCGCCGATGTGCGCGGCCGGGGGCTGCTGCTGGGCATGGAATTGAAAACCGAGGGCGCGCCCTTTGTGAAGGCATGCATGGAGCGGGGTTTTTTGATCAATTGTGTTCAGGAAAAGACGCTTCGATTTATTCCCCCGCTCATTGTCTCAAAAGCGCAGGTGGATGCATTGATTCATTGCCTGGATGAGTTGTTCGGTGCTTCAAATGAATAA
- the dapF gene encoding diaminopimelate epimerase, giving the protein MKSIPFYKMSGAGNDFIVIDNRSAVLPVMPLNEFAFLVCRRKLSVGADGLILVENSKAADFKWRFFNSDGSAAEMCGNGARCAARFACLNAITGPQMTFQTLAGLVSATVTGDRVRVKMPDPSGLVLYDTVTILEDSLPISRVNTGVPHVVVMISRLQEMDVVGLGRQIRFHPGFGSAGTNVNFVEPQVDGSIAIRTYERGVEDETLACGTGAIAAALVVSLKLGKQSPVKVITRSGVQLDIHFREAGGMFSEVHLEGDARIIYTGQMEADAWDS; this is encoded by the coding sequence ATGAAATCGATTCCGTTTTATAAAATGAGCGGTGCCGGTAACGATTTTATTGTCATTGACAACCGATCTGCAGTGCTGCCAGTGATGCCATTAAATGAATTTGCGTTTTTGGTCTGCCGTCGAAAACTATCGGTCGGCGCGGACGGGTTGATTTTGGTGGAAAATTCGAAAGCTGCTGATTTTAAATGGCGTTTTTTCAACTCCGACGGCAGTGCCGCGGAAATGTGCGGAAACGGGGCGCGGTGTGCGGCAAGGTTTGCCTGTTTAAACGCTATCACCGGCCCGCAGATGACATTTCAAACCCTTGCCGGGTTGGTGTCCGCCACGGTCACCGGAGATCGCGTCCGGGTGAAAATGCCGGACCCGTCCGGTTTGGTGCTCTACGATACCGTGACTATTTTGGAGGATTCCTTGCCCATCAGCCGCGTCAATACGGGGGTGCCGCATGTGGTCGTGATGATTTCCAGATTGCAGGAGATGGATGTGGTGGGGCTCGGCCGGCAAATTCGATTTCATCCTGGATTCGGGTCTGCCGGCACCAATGTGAATTTTGTCGAGCCTCAGGTTGACGGCTCAATCGCCATTCGGACCTATGAGCGTGGGGTGGAGGATGAAACCCTGGCGTGTGGGACGGGCGCTATTGCCGCCGCGCTTGTGGTGTCCCTCAAGCTCGGAAAACAATCACCCGTGAAAGTGATAACGCGTTCCGGCGTTCAGCTGGATATTCATTTTCGGGAAGCTGGCGGCATGTTTTCCGAAGTGCATCTGGAAGGCGATGCGCGAATCATTTATACGGGGCAAATGGAAGCGGATGCCTGGGATTCGTAG